CCCTACGCCCTCGACATCCTGAGCTACGTGCTCCCGTTCGTCAAAGCCCTCATCACCTCCCTGAAGCATCAATTTTAAAGTTAGAGAGTGCGGGAGTTAGAAAGTTAAAGAGTTAGGAAATTGTAGGCGGTAGCTATATATGGTATACATAGTGTCGGGCATATAGGGGACAATTTCAGTAAAGCTGAGAACTACCTAACTTTGGCAGCTTCCTCATACTTACACTCCAACTTTCTAACTTTTCCCATGCTGCTCCTGCTCGACAACTTCGACTCTTTCACCTACAATCTGGTGGATTACTTCGGGCAACTGGGGGTGGAGGCGCAGGTGGTGCGGAACAATGTGCCGCTGCAGGAGATACAGCTGTTGCCTGTAGAGGCCATTGTGCTCTCGCCGGGGCCCGGCACGCCGCAGGCGGCGGGCTCTTTGCCGGACGTTATCCGCCATTACCATACGCGGGTGCCGATGCTGGGCATATGCCTGGGGCACCAGGCGCTGGGCGAGTTCTTCGGGGCCACCCTGAAAAAAGGCATCCGGCCGATGCATGGGAAGATATCCGAGATTATATGCGAGCCGGACCCAATCTTCCGAGGGTTGCCACAAAAAATGCCGGTGGTGCGTTACCACTCGTTGGTGCTGCGCCACACGCCGGAAACTATTCTGCCGCTGGCGCACACGCAGGAAGGCGAGCTGATGGCGTTCCGGCACAAGGCGCTGCCGCTGTATGCGCTGCAGTTCCATCCGGAGGCCGCCCTGACGACATACGGTTTGCACTTGCTCCAAAATTGGCTTACTATTGCTAATATTGCACCGTAAATTGACCGTATACCTCAAGAATACGTTTCTTAAGATAAGTTTGACGCTACATGGATTTACAAATCAGGCAAGATCGGGATTTCCAGTACATAGACGAAGGGGCAGGTGAAGTGCTGCTGCTGCTGCACGGGCTGTTCGGGGCGCTGAGCAACTGGAACGGGGTGGTAGAGCACTTTTCGAAAGACTACCGCGTGGTTATACCGCTCATGCCCATATATGAGATGGCGCTGCACAAGGCCGGGGTGCCGGGGCTGGTGTCGTTTGTGGAGGACTTTGTGAAATTGAAAAAGCTGAAAGACCTGACCCTGCTGGGCAACTCGCTGGGGGGGCACGTGGCGCTGGTATATGCCCTGAAGAACGCGGACATGGTGCAGCGCCTGGTGCTCACGGGCAGCTCCGGCCTGTTCGAGGACTCGATGGGCGGCTCGTTTCCGAAGCGCGGCAACTACCAGTATGTGGAGGAGCGCGTCGGGTATACCTTCTATGACCCCAGAACGGCCACCAAGGAGCTGGTGGACGAGGTTTTCTCCATCACCAACAGCAATGCCAAATGCCTGCGGATCATCGCCATCGCCAAATCGGCGCAGCGCCACAACATGGCCAAGGACATCACAAACATAAAGGTGCCGACGTTGTTGATATGGGGACTGAACGATACCATCACGCCGCCGCTTGTGGCTCACGAGTTTAACAGGCTTATACAGAATTCTGAGTTATATTTCATCGATAAGTGCGGGCATGCGCCCATGATGGAACATCCGGAGAAGTTTAACAGTATTTTAGAGAGGTTTTTAGCCAAGACACCCATAACCGCGCCAGCTACATGATTGCAGAAGAACTCATCAACCAAATGATTCCGCCGCTGAAGCTCTACGACACCGTGGAAAAGGCGCTGCGCTGGATGGATGAGTTCCGCGTAAACGAGCTTCCCGTGGTAAGCAACCGCCGGTATATGGGGCTGGCCACCGAGCAGCACCTGATAGAGCTGACCGACCGCAGCCAGGCTTTGAGAGATCTGGAACTGGAGCACCAGGACGTACATGTGATGCAGCGCCAGCACTTTTACGAGGTGATGGAGGCGGCCATCAAAAACAAGATACAGGTGGTGCCTGTGCTGGACGAGGAGCAGGAGTATATGGGCATCATCACCATCAACGACACCATCGCGGCCTTCGGACAGATGTCGGCGCTGCAGGGGCAGGGCAGCATTTTGGTGTTATCGATGCCCGAGCGGGACTACTCGCTGAGCCAGATAAGCCGCCTGATTGAGGAGGAAAACGTGAAAATCCTGAGCGCCTACGTGTCGCCGGATGAGATGGACCCCTATAAAATCAAGCTCACGCTGAAGCTAAACACTACGGACCCCTCCCGTATTATCTCCACCTTAGAGCGTTTTGAGTACCGCATCACCGCCCAGTTTAACGACGGCAACGGCAGCGAGGTGGGCCGCGACCGGCTGGACATGCTCCTGAAGTACCTTGATATATAAGCCTGCGCGGTGATGCAACTGCGGAGTCTTCTTGTCTTTCTTTTGTTCACGATTACTGCCAGCATACAGGCACGGCCCTGCGAGCAACCCCAGGTAGTGATTGCCGGTATCTCCTTTACGGGCAACGAAATCACAAAAGAGCAGGTGATGCGGCAGGATTTCACGTTTGCCGTCGGCGACACCGTGAACGCTGAGGAACTGGAGCCGCTGCTGGAGGAAAACCGCAGCCGCCTGTTTAACCTGCGGCTCTTTCACCACGTAACGTATGCTTACACCTGCTCCGGCGGTTTGGTGCAGGTGCGGTACGAGGTGCAGGAGCGCTTTTATATATACCCCGTCCTGATTTTTGATTTTGCCGACCGCAACTTTAACGCCTGGCTGGAGAAAAGGGACTGGAGCCGCATAGACTATGGACTGAGCCTGGTGCGCCGCAACTTCCGGGGGCGCAACGAGGAGGTGCGGGTGCGGGTGCAGCAGGGCTTCAACAAGCGGCTGGAGTTTTCGTACCGGATTCCCTATATAAGCCGGGCGCAGAACTTGGGCGCTGAGATAGGGATAGCCGACTACCGCAGCCGCACTGTCAATTACACGAACCTGGACAACAGGCAGTACTTTCATGAGCAGGAGGAAGGGCGAATTATCCGGCGCACCGCTTTTTCTGCGGGCCTCATACACCGGCAGAGCGTGCAGCGGCAGGAGGGCTTCCGGCTGTCGTACCACCACGAGCGCGTCTCCGACACAGTTACGATCCTGAACTCCGCCTATTATAACACAGCCTTGCATGAGCGCCGCTTCGTGCGGACGGAAGTACACAAAGCCATTAATCTACGGGATTATTTTGCGTATCCGCTTTCGGGGAGTTATTTTGAGATTGGGGCCGCGCATACCTTCTTTCTGCAGCAGACAGGCACAGGCTTTACCACGCTGCGGGCCAAGTACGTAAACTACCAAAGGCTGTCGGAAAAGTATTCCTATATGATAGGCGGGGAGGCGCAACTGCGGCTGGCGCGGGAGCATGCTTTCGCCGACAACCTCGCGCTTGGTTTCCGGTCCCTGGTGCGGGGCTACGAGCTGTATGTGGTGGGCGGCCAGCATTACGGGCTCTTTAAGCAGGGGCTAACGCGGCGGGTACTGGACATTGAGGGTATAAAACTGAAATTTATCCGGAACCCAAAGTTTAATAGCATACCTTTGTCGGTGTACCTCAACGCTTTCACGGATGCGGGGTACGTGGTTGACAACGAATTCGGGAAGAATAATCCGCTGACGAACAGGCTGCTGGCGGGAGGGGGGCTGGGGCTGCATGCCGTCACGTTTTACGACATCGTGCTTCGCTTGGAGTACACGCTCAACAAAGAAGGCGACAGGGGTTTCTACTTTAGCAGCAGTTTTCCTTTTTAAGACAAGCACTATGAGAATAGCCATACTCGGGAAACCTTTCAGCGATACTATCGCACCGTTCGTCCAGATGCTCTTTGATGAGTTGCAGCGGCGCAGGGCGGAGCTTTTCCTGGTAGAGCAGTTTCAGTTGTTTCTCAAAAACACCATCAACCTGCCCACGGGCATCCAGACCTTTGGCCGGGGCGACAGGCTGCAGGATGTGGACGTGGTGCTGAGCATCGGCGGCGATGGCACCCTGCTCGACACGGTAACCTATGTGGGGAAACTGCAGATTCCCATACTCGGCATAAACACCGGAAGGCTCGGTTTCCTGGCCACCATTCCCTATGAAAGTATTCTGGTGGCCATCGATGCCTTGTACAAGGGCCATTACGCGCTGGACGACCGGGCTCTGATACGCGTAGACTCCGATCAGGAGGTCTTTGGGGACATTAACTTCGGATTAAATGAGTTTAGCGTATTAAAGCGTGACACCTCGGCCATGATAGTGGTACACACGTATATAGACGGGGAATACCTGAACTCCTACTGGGCTGATGGACTGGTGGTGGCAACGCCGACAGGGTCTACCGGTTACTCGCTTAGCTGCGGAGGGCCTCTGGTGCTGCCTCAGACCAATAACTTCGTTATTTCACCCGTATGCCCGCATAACCTGAACGTCAGACCCATGATTGTGTCAGATAGGAGCGTGATCTCTTTTGAGGTGGAGGGCCGCAGCAGTGGCTACCTCGCCTCCCTTGATTCGCGCTCTACCGCCGTGGACATGCATGTGCAGCTGGCCGTGCGCCGGGAGAATTTCGCGGCCCGCCTCGTGAAGCTCCATCACGTGAATTTTCTGTCTACCCTGCGCAGCAAGCTCAATTGGGGCCTCGACAAGCGGAACGACGTTTTGAAATAATATTAAATATTTGCAATATCATTTCCGGAATTCGCTTTTATCGCTATTTTTGTCTTAACTTAAGTTGGGGAGGCTGTTGCCCATTAAAGCGCCATATATCAGATATATTTTCGTTATGAAAAGATTGTGTACCCTTGCCCTGTTGCTCCTCTTTACCATAACGCTTGCTGCTACTGTTGCCGACGCGCAACGCTTTACGCAGCGTAAGCGGTATGGCTCATTGGGGCTTTCTCTTGGCGCCTCCAACTACTTCGGCGACATTGTGCCGGAACCTGACTTCACGAGTTTCCGTTTCAAGTCTACCCGGCCCAACGTTGGCGTCAGCTACACGCACCGCTACTTTCCGCGCGTGTCGGGGAGAGTGGCATTAAACTGGATGCGCATCATGGGAGACGACAGGCTGAGCGCCTCCGTAGATGAAGGAGAGAACGCCGGGCGCTTCAAGAGAAACCTTTCGTTCCGGAACGACATAAAAGAGCTGAGCGCTGTCGCCATTGTGGATCTCTTCGAGAACCGCAACAACTACCGCCGCCGCCCTGACTTCGTGCCTTACGGCTTTTTGGGTGTGGCTGTGCTGCATCATAACCCAAAGGCGTATTATGAGAACGGCTCCCGGCAGGGCGCAACACCAAATGATATTCCGACCGGGTGGTATGAGTTGCAACCCTTAGGCACCGAAGGGCAGTATGCAGACGGCGACTATCCGGAGCCGTATAAGCGCGTGCAGATATCTGTGCCGTTTGGCCTGGGCGTTCGTTACAAGATTGACAGGTTCTGGGACTTGAACATAGAGATTGGCTGGAGAAAAACATTCACAGATTATTTAGATGACGCCAGTGCTGGCTTTGCCCGTAAATCTGATATTCTGAGCGGGAGCGGAGAGAACCCGACAGCGGCGGCTATTCTCTCGGACAGGAGTGCCGAAACAGGATTCGCTACTACACCGGACCCCAGTGGCAGCCCATATGATGTTGTGCCATACTATGGCTCTCCCATCAACCCGAAAAGAGGCAACAATTCAGACGATGACTGGTATATAACCACAGGTATAACCCTAAACTATATTTTGACGCCGCGCGTTAGAACTCCGAAGTTCAGATAATAGAACGGGGGAGTGCTGCGTTGTTCAGTTGAACTCCGTTTGAATCTACATGGCATTAATTAAATTCAGAGATTCACTCCTTATTTGTCTTGCTATACAAATAGGGAGTGTTTTTTTTAGCTGCAATCTGTTCGCACAGCGTCTTGAGCCTATCTCCACGTCAGAAATTGGCATCGGCATAGGAGGCGCGAATTACAAGGGCGAAATCTCTCCCAACTACCGGTTTCTGAACAACCAGCCGGCGCTTACCGTGTTCTACCGGCGCAATATGTCCGATGCTATCTCACTCCGTGGCGGCCTGATGGGCAGCCACCGCATTTTCGAGAACAACACCTTCAGCGATTCGGTTTACGAGGATGAGC
This window of the Pontibacter russatus genome carries:
- a CDS encoding anthranilate synthase component II; this encodes MLLLLDNFDSFTYNLVDYFGQLGVEAQVVRNNVPLQEIQLLPVEAIVLSPGPGTPQAAGSLPDVIRHYHTRVPMLGICLGHQALGEFFGATLKKGIRPMHGKISEIICEPDPIFRGLPQKMPVVRYHSLVLRHTPETILPLAHTQEGELMAFRHKALPLYALQFHPEAALTTYGLHLLQNWLTIANIAP
- a CDS encoding alpha/beta fold hydrolase, whose translation is MDLQIRQDRDFQYIDEGAGEVLLLLHGLFGALSNWNGVVEHFSKDYRVVIPLMPIYEMALHKAGVPGLVSFVEDFVKLKKLKDLTLLGNSLGGHVALVYALKNADMVQRLVLTGSSGLFEDSMGGSFPKRGNYQYVEERVGYTFYDPRTATKELVDEVFSITNSNAKCLRIIAIAKSAQRHNMAKDITNIKVPTLLIWGLNDTITPPLVAHEFNRLIQNSELYFIDKCGHAPMMEHPEKFNSILERFLAKTPITAPAT
- a CDS encoding CBS domain-containing protein, with the protein product MIAEELINQMIPPLKLYDTVEKALRWMDEFRVNELPVVSNRRYMGLATEQHLIELTDRSQALRDLELEHQDVHVMQRQHFYEVMEAAIKNKIQVVPVLDEEQEYMGIITINDTIAAFGQMSALQGQGSILVLSMPERDYSLSQISRLIEEENVKILSAYVSPDEMDPYKIKLTLKLNTTDPSRIISTLERFEYRITAQFNDGNGSEVGRDRLDMLLKYLDI
- a CDS encoding POTRA domain-containing protein is translated as MFTITASIQARPCEQPQVVIAGISFTGNEITKEQVMRQDFTFAVGDTVNAEELEPLLEENRSRLFNLRLFHHVTYAYTCSGGLVQVRYEVQERFYIYPVLIFDFADRNFNAWLEKRDWSRIDYGLSLVRRNFRGRNEEVRVRVQQGFNKRLEFSYRIPYISRAQNLGAEIGIADYRSRTVNYTNLDNRQYFHEQEEGRIIRRTAFSAGLIHRQSVQRQEGFRLSYHHERVSDTVTILNSAYYNTALHERRFVRTEVHKAINLRDYFAYPLSGSYFEIGAAHTFFLQQTGTGFTTLRAKYVNYQRLSEKYSYMIGGEAQLRLAREHAFADNLALGFRSLVRGYELYVVGGQHYGLFKQGLTRRVLDIEGIKLKFIRNPKFNSIPLSVYLNAFTDAGYVVDNEFGKNNPLTNRLLAGGGLGLHAVTFYDIVLRLEYTLNKEGDRGFYFSSSFPF
- a CDS encoding NAD kinase, which codes for MRIAILGKPFSDTIAPFVQMLFDELQRRRAELFLVEQFQLFLKNTINLPTGIQTFGRGDRLQDVDVVLSIGGDGTLLDTVTYVGKLQIPILGINTGRLGFLATIPYESILVAIDALYKGHYALDDRALIRVDSDQEVFGDINFGLNEFSVLKRDTSAMIVVHTYIDGEYLNSYWADGLVVATPTGSTGYSLSCGGPLVLPQTNNFVISPVCPHNLNVRPMIVSDRSVISFEVEGRSSGYLASLDSRSTAVDMHVQLAVRRENFAARLVKLHHVNFLSTLRSKLNWGLDKRNDVLK
- a CDS encoding DUF6089 family protein — protein: MKRLCTLALLLLFTITLAATVADAQRFTQRKRYGSLGLSLGASNYFGDIVPEPDFTSFRFKSTRPNVGVSYTHRYFPRVSGRVALNWMRIMGDDRLSASVDEGENAGRFKRNLSFRNDIKELSAVAIVDLFENRNNYRRRPDFVPYGFLGVAVLHHNPKAYYENGSRQGATPNDIPTGWYELQPLGTEGQYADGDYPEPYKRVQISVPFGLGVRYKIDRFWDLNIEIGWRKTFTDYLDDASAGFARKSDILSGSGENPTAAAILSDRSAETGFATTPDPSGSPYDVVPYYGSPINPKRGNNSDDDWYITTGITLNYILTPRVRTPKFR